The genome window GAAACGCATCGTTCAGTCGAGTCTTGTGATGCTGCATGTTCGTGTGCGGCCCGGCTTGGTTCCGCTTTTGACCCTCAAAAGACGCTGCACGGCCGGGTAAAATTCAAATCCAACAGTTTGAATCCCTGACATTCTATCACAAGCACACCCGGGAGCAACATATTCAGAACACCACAGCCGACAATTCTTATGACCGTCCTGCCGGCGCGCCGCGATCGCCGGATCGCGACTGGCCTCAGTTGGCATCCCCGACCGGCAGGATGCGTCGTCCGGTTTCTTTAACGCAGTTGCCCTCGGCATCACCTTTGTGTATTTTGCCGCCTCCGTGAACATGATTTTGTAATGAGCACGCAGAAACACCAGAAAACCGAAGTTATGGAGACGGCCGCGCCCGACGGCGGGGATTTGAAACAGGGAACTCCGCCGCCCGACCCGTCAGCCCCTTTGACGGCCGGGCAAATCGAGGAACTGAAGGCCAAAGCGGCCAAAGCGGACGAATATTGGGATCGTTTGCTCCGGTCCGCCGCGGATCTGGAAAACTTCAAAAAGCGCGCCACGCGTGAGCGGCAGGAGGCAATCCGGTTCGCCAACGCTTCCCTGCTGGAAAAACTCATCCCGGCGCTGGACAATCTCGACATGGCGCTCGCCGCCAGCAACGCAGAATCCGCCTCGGTCGAATCGCTCAAGACCGGCATCACCATGATCTACAATCAATTAAAGGGCGCCCTGGCCGAGGCTGGCCTGGAGGAGATCGACGCCGCCGACCAAGCGTTTGATCCCAACCTGCACGAAGCCGTGGCACAGGAGGAGATACCCTCGACGCCCGAAGGCCATGTCGTCCGACAGTTGCGCAAAGGTTACAAACTGCGCGACCGCCTGCTCCGTCCGGCCAGCGTTGTCGTCGCCCGGAAGCCCGTTGCCTGACCGCCATGTCCAAACGCGACTACTACGAGGTCCTCGGCGTGGACCGCAACGCCAGCGAGGAGGAAATCAAAAAAGCCTACCGCAAACTGGCGGTCAAATATCATCCCGACAAAAACCCGGGCGACAAGGCCGCCGAAGAAAAATTCAAGGAACTGGGCGAGGCCTATGAGGCATTGTGTGATCCGCAACGGCGCGCCGCCTACAATCAATACGGTCACGCGGCGTTCGATCCCCGCGCCCGGGCGGGCGGGTTTCGCGGCGGGGGTTTTCACGATCCATTTGAAATTTTCCGCGAGGTGTTCGGCGGCGGCACCGGCAGCATCTTCGACGAATTGTTCGGTGGTGAACGCCACGATCCCACCGGGCCTCAGCGCGGCGCCGACCTTCGCTACGATATGGAGATTTCCTTCGAGGAAGCCGTACTGGGCTGCGAAAAGGAGGTTCCGGTCACAAAGCTCGATGCCTGCGAATCCTGCCGCGGCACGGGAGCGGAGCCGGGCTCGGCAACGAAGACCTGTTCGGCCTGCGGCGGGCGCGGACAAGTGATCAGCTCGCGGGGGATTTTCAGCATTGCGCAAACGTGTCCCCGCTGCGAGGGCGCCGGAAGGGTGATCGAAAAACCCTGCCGCACCTGCCGGGGCGCCGGCCGCCGCGAGCGGACGTCCAAAATCAAAATCAAAATACCGCCGGGCGTGGACAACGGCGCGCGCCTCCGCTCGGCGGGCAACGGTGAAGGCGGCATCCGTGGAGGAGCGGCCGGAAGTCTTTATGTGGTTCTACATGTCCGGCCCCACGAGATATTCCAACGCGAGGGTGACGACCTGATTTGTGAAGTGCCGATCAACTTCGTCCAGGCGGCTCTCGGCGCGGAGATCGAGGTGCCGACGATGGCCGGCAAGGCCCAAATCAAAATACCCGCGGGAACGCAGGCTGGCGCGGTATTCCGGCTCAAGGGCAAAGGAGTCAAAAATGTTCAGGGCTACGGCACGGGCGATCTGCACGTGCGCGTACTTGTCGAGGTCCCGACACATCTGAACGCAGCCCAGCGCGCCAAACTGCAGGAATTCTCCGATTTGTGCGATGCGAACGTGAACCCGCAAACCAGGAGCTTCTTTGAGAAAGCGAAGGACCTTTTCCGATGAGATGACCTTAGGGAGGATCGAACGGCAGCGCGCTGACTGGTGAGCGCGCCTGGTTTCATCACTCCAAAAACCGCACGAATTCATTCGCCCGCTCCATGCACCGTTTCTACCTGCCTCCCTCTGAATGTCGGAAT of Candidatus Angelobacter sp. contains these proteins:
- the grpE gene encoding nucleotide exchange factor GrpE produces the protein MSTQKHQKTEVMETAAPDGGDLKQGTPPPDPSAPLTAGQIEELKAKAAKADEYWDRLLRSAADLENFKKRATRERQEAIRFANASLLEKLIPALDNLDMALAASNAESASVESLKTGITMIYNQLKGALAEAGLEEIDAADQAFDPNLHEAVAQEEIPSTPEGHVVRQLRKGYKLRDRLLRPASVVVARKPVA
- the dnaJ gene encoding molecular chaperone DnaJ — translated: MSKRDYYEVLGVDRNASEEEIKKAYRKLAVKYHPDKNPGDKAAEEKFKELGEAYEALCDPQRRAAYNQYGHAAFDPRARAGGFRGGGFHDPFEIFREVFGGGTGSIFDELFGGERHDPTGPQRGADLRYDMEISFEEAVLGCEKEVPVTKLDACESCRGTGAEPGSATKTCSACGGRGQVISSRGIFSIAQTCPRCEGAGRVIEKPCRTCRGAGRRERTSKIKIKIPPGVDNGARLRSAGNGEGGIRGGAAGSLYVVLHVRPHEIFQREGDDLICEVPINFVQAALGAEIEVPTMAGKAQIKIPAGTQAGAVFRLKGKGVKNVQGYGTGDLHVRVLVEVPTHLNAAQRAKLQEFSDLCDANVNPQTRSFFEKAKDLFR